One window of Helicoverpa zea isolate HzStark_Cry1AcR chromosome 12, ilHelZeax1.1, whole genome shotgun sequence genomic DNA carries:
- the LOC124634971 gene encoding 5-hydroxytryptamine receptor 1A: MDVVLGNESDWGWNATEEGESANLYNYWAWSIVDGSLMLLIVSGNTLTILAVTLSRRLSSLVSNQFVLNLAISDLMVGLTLPYHLVFYLNDDFGTIKWSCLMRFILIILACLASIYNIIAIAVDRYIAIVHPLHYSRYMTKLVTRLLMSATWSVAVCISCIPMFWNDWHEGVACEMNMVVPKNYTTSILAPMFSLIWMVMFILYWRIWREATCHARRMRANTCCPTGANDWKSIQVVLLVLGSFSICWMPFVVVACAQTLPIMPLHNHIAYRLTSSLAMSNSGINPLIYAWKNAGFRAAFAKLLRCKRPDTSEYRGSPAPERKRGSVALREGSITRSSAPSGLSSLGGRPARLLYIEHESDTSRCRIIENAGYVEAERGDANPSYAPDAPTPVHRPAAPARADIV; the protein is encoded by the exons ATGGACGTTGTATTGGGGAATGAGAGCGACTGGGGGTGGAACGCGACCGAGGAGGGGGAGAGTGCGAACCTCTACAATTACTGGGCATGGAGCATCGTGGACGGCTCGCTGATGCTGCTCATAGTGAGCGGCAACACGCTCACCATCCTGGCGGTGACGCTGAGCCGCCGGCTGTCGTCGCTCGTGTCCAACCAGTTCGTGCTCAACCTGGCCATATCCGACCTCATGGTGGGCTTGACGCTGCCCTACCACCTGGTCTTCTACCTGAACGATGACTTCGGCACGATCAAATGGTCGTGCCTGATGCGGTTCATTCTAATAATCCTAGCGTGTCTCGCGTCCATTTACAACATCATAGCGATAGCTGTAGACAG GTACATAGCAATAGTGCACCCGCTGCACTACAGCCGGTACATGACGAAGCTGGTGACGCGGCTGCTGATGAGCGCCACGTGGTCGGTCGCCGTCTGCATCAGCTGCATACCCATGTTCTGGAACGACTGGCACGAGGGTGTCGCTTGCGAAATGAACATG GTGGTGCCCAAGAACTACACGACGAGCATCCTGGCGCCGATGTTCTCTCTCATCTGGATGGTGATGTTCATCCTGTACTGGCGGATATGGCGTGAGGCCACCTGCCACGCACGCCGCATGCGGGCCAACACCTGCTGTCCCACGGGAGCCAACGATTGGAAGAGCATACAG GTGGTACTCCTAGTACTGGGATCATTCTCAATATGCTGGATGCCGTTCGTGGTGGTGGCGTGTGCCCAGACGCTGCCGATCATGCCGCTGCACAATCACATCGCCTACCGGTTGACCTCCTCCCTGGCCATGTCCAACTCGGGCATCAACCCCCTCATCTACGCGTGGAAGAACGCTGGCTTCCGTGCCGCATTCGCTAAGCTACTGCGATGCAAGAGGCCAGACACCTCGGAGTACCGAGGCTCCCCGGCTCCGGAGAGAAAGCGCGGTTCGGTGGCCCTTCGAGAGGGTTCCATAACGCGGTCGAGCGCCCCCAGCGGGCTGTCGAGCCTGGGCGGGCGGCCGGCTCGGTTGCTGTATATCGAGCACGAGTCGGACACGTCGCGCTGCCGCATCATCGAAAACGCGGGCTACGTGGAGGCAGAGCGCGGGGACGCCAACCCCTCGTACGCGCCCGACGCGCCCACGCCCGTGCATCggcccgcggcgcccgcgcgcGCAGACATAGTGTAG